A single window of Jiangella alkaliphila DNA harbors:
- a CDS encoding MarR family winged helix-turn-helix transcriptional regulator: MSDRQQVHERLEAELAFLWRRVRRLSIDLARQVDEGLEAAAYGLLGVLVDAGDVRAADLSERLGLDKSTVSRQITQMESMGLIQRVPDPQDGRARLLHITDEGRARIQQLRGARGRWFGEALEDWPPADVDTLAVLLKRLNESLSQE; this comes from the coding sequence ATGAGCGATCGGCAGCAGGTCCACGAGCGGCTCGAGGCCGAGCTCGCCTTCCTCTGGCGGCGCGTGCGCCGGCTCTCCATCGACCTCGCCCGGCAGGTCGACGAGGGTCTCGAGGCGGCCGCGTACGGGCTGCTCGGAGTGCTCGTCGACGCCGGCGACGTGCGCGCCGCCGACCTCTCCGAGCGGCTGGGGCTGGACAAGTCCACCGTCAGCCGCCAGATCACCCAGATGGAGTCGATGGGCCTGATCCAGCGGGTGCCCGACCCGCAGGACGGCCGGGCCCGGCTGCTGCACATCACCGACGAGGGCCGCGCCCGCATCCAGCAGCTGCGCGGCGCGCGCGGCCGCTGGTTCGGCGAGGCGCTGGAGGACTGGCCGCCCGCCGACGTCGACACCCTCGCCGTTCTGCTCAAACGCCTGAACGAGTCCCTGTCGCAGGAGTAG